The stretch of DNA GCTGCGGTATGCCTGATGTTTGCGGTAATTGCCTTTACGTTTTCAGAAGTCATGGTGCCAGGTTCTGGATTATTCGCATCAACAGTTCTAGGATTCATCTTAGGAAATCAAAGAGCTGTGTCTATGACCAGCATAAAAGGTTTCGGAATGACTGTTGAAGTTCTCATTATAGGAATATTATTTGTTACACTTGGAGCGCTGGTACCAATAAATGGACTTATAACATATATTGTTCCGATTGTAATCATATTAGTATTTGTTATACTAATTCTTCGTCCGCTAGCGTCCAGAATTGCGTTAAGCGGAACGAAGCTAAGCAAAAAAGAAAAGATTATGATTGCATTTATGGAACCTAGAGGTATTGTCGCAGCCGCTACAGCATCTCAATTTTCAGTATCATTGACACAGGCTGGCATAGGATGTGAATTTCTACTGCCTGTCGTATTTGGCGTAGTTCTTGGCGCAGGGATAATATACAGCATAATCGCACTGCCACTGGCAAGGCATCTGGAGATCACAGAACCGCCGCGGCACGGAGTAGGATTTATCAGCAATAAGATGTGGGCCATAGAACTCGCAGGAAAACTAAAAGATGTGGGAGTTTCAACTCTGGTTTTTGTTACAGATTTTCCAGAGCGCATAGACAGTCCTCGGAAAGATGTGAAACTAGCATCCATTCACTACAGCATGGACGATATTGATAAGGCACTGGAAGAAGCTTCGCTGTCGCAGCTGATTGTAGTTGCTCCGGAAAGCACAGCTGAGAGGCTTATCGAGTTCCATGCCTCTGCCAAATTAGGTCGCAGATATGTCATGAATTTACCACACAATAATGTTGCATACCCATCCATCCTTCACTCCCAGAAAAGAAGCAGAATCGCATTTTCTCCAAAATTATCTCAATACATTATTGAAAGTATGATTGAAAGCGGAGGAACTATCGAAATAATGGAAAAACTGACACCTGGAGATGTCGCATTAGCAATCGTGTATGCAAACGGCAATGTGGATATGTCTCCTGGAGATAAGGTATATTACGCTTCAGAATTAAATCCAATTGAGAAGAAGAGACTGATGAAAAAAGGTTTACCAGTTATAAGTTCCGGTGATGTGATTATTGGAATAAAGAAACACTATAATCATGCATCAGACATAAACTTCACAAATGATGTTCCCCAAGACTTAGTTGATAATGCATGTTGATGCATATACGTACCAATTGTCTTATTTACAATTTTACCATCAAATCCATTATTGAATCCCGTACCTCTCGAGATAGAATATGCAAATGGCCCAGATGGTGACGGATCTAGATGAGAATAATGAAATTCATGAGATCTTATTTCTTGTCCTGCGAAAAGAAAATTATCTGGAGTAGCAGTAGCTTTTACATAAGACAGTCCCTGCCTCTGCTGCGTTTGAACAGCTTTCTCAGGGAATATATTAGCCATTTTATATTCATTCATATTGACAATAGATGAACATAATGTCATCATCCCACCACATTCGCCATACACTAATTTACCGTCATCTGAAAAAGTTTTTAATCCCTCAATAAAATCTTTATTAGAAGAGATTTCTGAAGCATAGATTTCTGGATATCCCCCGCCAAGGTATATTCCATCAACATCTGGGAGTGATTCTCCTTCAGTAGGCTTAAAATATTTCAAACATGCACCAGCATAGTGGAGAGATTCTAAATTTTCATGATAATAAAATGAGTATGCTTTATCAAACGGTATTCCTATCTTAACATTCTCACAAGGTGAAGTTTCAAATGGACAGTTAATATTAAACTGCATGTCAGCAGCATTGTCTGCAATTTCTTCTATTTGTGAAAAATCAATGTTCTCAACCATATCAGAAGTCTGTTTTAAAATCTTTGAATTATCAGACTCAAAGGTTGTGACTAAACCCAAATGACGTTCTGCCAGTTTCTCATGAAGTTTTTCTACAGTTCCAACTACTGGAATAGAAGTCAGATTTTCAACTGCCTCAGTAGCTTTCTTTCTATGTCGGTCTCCGCTAACATTGTTCAAGATTACACCGGCGATTGTTACATCTGGATCCAGCATTTTGAATCCCAGAACGTGTGCTGCAGCACTTTTGGCTAAACTTCTAGCATTGACCACCAGGATAACTGGAGCACCAAGAAATTTTGCAATTTCTGCAGTGCTGCCATCATCTCCTGTAGAGGTTAATCCATCATAGAGGCCTCTGACACCTTCGATAATGCTGATATCTGCATCTTGCGAAGCCCATCCAAATAAATTTTTAATTGTGACTTGATCCATAAAAAAAGAGTCTAAATTCCTAGATTGTCTCTTACATGCCAGAGTATGAAACATGGGGTCGATGAAATCTGGACCCACTTTGTAACCCTGCACACATCGATGTTTAGACAAGCGGTTCATTATGCCAGCAGTAATTGCAGTCTTTCCAACACCGCTGCCAGTACCTGCAATAACTACTCTAGGATGATTACTGCTCAATTAATCCCTCTTAGCATGCATCGGATCTCATCGGGAGTTACGGGAACGGGAACTGCAGCTGAGTCGTTAGAAAGAATAGCATCTCTAAGCTTTCTGTAGGCTTCTGCCTGAGAGCTTTCGGGAGCACCTTCTATAACAGTCATGCCGTGATTTTCACACTCCCTTACAGAAGAATGGCGAGGAATATAACCTATCATCTTTGAATGAATCATTGATGCAAATGTAGATACGGTATCCTTCTCATTCTCAGTTTCTCTGGAGTTACAGATTATACCTCCCAACTTAACATCAAGATTTGATAGGCCTCTGGCAATATTATTAGCAGCATACAGAGAAAGATATTCACCAGACGTCACTATGTAAACTTCATCTGCAAATCCTTCTCTAATCGGAGAAGCGAATCCCCCGCAAACTACGTCACCAGGAACATCATATAGCAAGAAGTCATCATCATCTTTCAGATAATTTTTAGATAATTCCTGCATAGCAACTAATATACCTCTGCCGGCACATCCTACTCCAGCTAGTGGGCCTCCGACTTCTACACAATGGATTCCCCGGTATCCCTCGAACACAACTTCATTCAGACCTGACTTTTTTTGTTCAAGAAATGTAGGGATGCTCTTTCCACCCATAAGTGTCATACTGCCATCGGATTTGGGATCGCATCCAACATACCAGGCTTTTAAACCAAGCTCTGCAACAGCTGCACATAAGTTCGCCGAAACTGTAGATTTTCCGATTCCGCCTTTTCCATATACAGCGATCTGTTTCATACGATTCCTCCGTCTACAACTTCACGGATTGTATTTCCAAGTTCTGACGGTATAATTGATCTTGCCGACATTACTGCAGCGTGAGTGTTTATTTCTCCAATGGAATATTCGAAACCTTTGTCAATGTAGTTTCTGATCTCACGCGGCTGATCAGTTACAAGAATATCATCTGTTTTCAGGTTTGGAACAATATGCGGCAGACCAGCGATTATACGCAGATCAGCATGAGATGCATCTAATGCTTTTGAACAAGCTTCGCCAAGAACTGGATATTCATCTAAACCGCCGGTGATTGATACATTTGTTATACCGCAAGAAACAAGATCATCAGTGATGTCTTTAGCATACCGCCTAATGCGCGGGAGCCCGATATCCAAAGCAAAATTACCAATGTAATCAGAACTGCCGCCAACCTTCATTTTTGCATAATCCACTGCTTTGATCAAATCAGCAAAACCATAAGCAGTTTCTTTCTTGGCATTCACAGCTACCGCAACCTTCCCTCCGCCTCTAAGCGTATTTACAATCTTCAGAGCTGCTGAAAGTTTAGTTGCACCTGGATGAGGCTCGAGATATTCCCTGCTGGTCAGACCTTTTTCCCTTTCAACTAAAGTTGCACGCTGCAGTATTGAGATCTGCCTGTCTGCTTCTTCTTTGCTGATTATGCCGCCGAGTGAAGCCACTTCAAGCGTTCTTATCGCTCCAGATGTATTTGGGCCAGAGCAACCATGCACATCAACACATAGAACCTTAGCCTTAAGATCTGCCTTTTTAACAGCGCCGTCTAAATTCTCTCCAATGATCATGGAAGAACATGTACCAACTACACCGATTAACCCTGGAGCATAGTTGGAATCTATGTGCTTTAAGATTCTAATCAATTTTTCTTCTGCTCCAAAAATCAAATCATTTTCCTGCATTCCAGTGGTCATTACTCGGACACCGGCTTCTTCAAGCCTCCGGGATGGCATGAACCCGCATCCTGCAGGTCCATGGATTAAAATTACATCAACGTCTAGATCCCTAAGAGTATACATTGCGGCAACGATCGGATTGGGTCTCGGATGAAGAACATCATTCAGAGATACCCCTCCTTAGTGAAACACATGAGAACCTTATGCTTTCCGCGCACATCTGTAAATCCATCAATACGTCTGAATCCAGGAGTTTCAAATCCCGGCATATTCATGAGATACTGACCAGTTACACATTCATCCGAGGACAGCAAGGCATTTACATCAGTAAGATCTAATTTTTCACAGACTTTTGCATTTACTGGATCTAGAGCAACCCCTATATCAGTCTGTGAGTAATAGTTCTCAAGCATTCTAAGATTCCAAGCAATGGAACCTGCGCTTACACCGGGATTACGGTCAGTTATTCTGAACCAGCCCTTTTCCTCGAGTACCTCTCCCCTGCCTGGAACCCCATTAAAGCTTGACAATGAAGAGACAGCTTGTGCCATATCAATGCCTAATGCGTATGCACATCCTAGAGCAGTAGAAATGGCAATGGAATAGCTTGGAACAAGATATGAAGACTGCAGTTTAACCTCGTATGATCCTTCAGGTGTATCGACAGTGGCATGAACCTGCTTGCCAAGTGTCAGTTTATCCGGCAATGTCAATTTGATATCTCCGCCACCAAAAGTCACGGTTTTTACACCATCTGGAACATACGGAGACCATATGTCTGATTCATCATGTGGATATACGACTGTACCTTTGGCAGCAGAAATCATCTGCACCTTTCCGTCAAAAGCCTTCTTTGTACCTGCAGCAATCAGATAATTGTTGCCTAATGAAGTTATGGCTGAAACGCTGGACAGCCCCGTACCGCCGATACTGACTTCGAATATCCCAATATCTACATCTAAATCCAATTTTGAAGCATCTAAGACTGCAGGAGGTGCAATGCTTACTTTATCCTTTAGCACCACAGAACCTTCTGAACTGATTATCCCCCGGCCACGGCTAGTATGCAAAAGAACTTTTTTTCCACATGCGGTTAATATGTGTGCCAGAACATGGCAGGCAGATGTTTTTCCCCACACGCCGGTTATTTCTACAGTAGGAAAAGTAAATGAGGCCAGTTGACCAACGGCCTCATGAGATGTTAAGCGTTTTGAAATGTTTGCTTTTCCTATGTATTTATCCGGGCAGTGAATGGGTACAATACCAAGATCGAATGATCTCTCCGGAGCTTCATTTAGCACTTCCACTCCGCATATAGCCAGAGAATCCTTAATGTTCTGACTGGCTGTGTGATAGACATCCACTGCTGTAACGTTGTATCCTTTTTGTGCATACTCCTTGGCCAGTATCTCACCGCCATGGGTGAGATCTAGAACAAGGACGCTGATACTCATTTACATCCGTTCCTTAATTCTGTCTGCAAGGATCTGAGCTATCCTTTCATCTTCTCCGATAGGATCGCAGTATTTCAGGGTGACCTGTTTGTCGCCAACCATTATCTGTCCTTCTTTAGAACCGATCGGCAGCCCTATAGCAAGCGGTATATCTTCAGTTAGGTGCATACCAGATGCCAGGAAACATGGCTGTACAAAAATAGTATCCACGCC from Candidatus Methanomassiliicoccus intestinalis Issoire-Mx1 encodes:
- a CDS encoding cation:proton antiporter, with the protein product MESEIYLGLLAIFVIGIGAQWLGRLLRIPPLLILLPAGLIAGGVFGIVKPEQIFGDLLYPGVTFLVSLLLFQSALKLHIADLPAESRKPVVRLTSIGLLITIFGTAVLLYYVLDVSIDMALLVGAILGVSGPTVIGPLIKSTGLKRKVASVLEWEGVFLDPIGATIGIVILNVILSVGHTNPILNLVICAGFGIAVGIILAILLTIILSRNMVSDTLEAAVCLMFAVIAFTFSEVMVPGSGLFASTVLGFILGNQRAVSMTSIKGFGMTVEVLIIGILFVTLGALVPINGLITYIVPIVIILVFVILILRPLASRIALSGTKLSKKEKIMIAFMEPRGIVAAATASQFSVSLTQAGIGCEFLLPVVFGVVLGAGIIYSIIALPLARHLEITEPPRHGVGFISNKMWAIELAGKLKDVGVSTLVFVTDFPERIDSPRKDVKLASIHYSMDDIDKALEEASLSQLIVVAPESTAERLIEFHASAKLGRRYVMNLPHNNVAYPSILHSQKRSRIAFSPKLSQYIIESMIESGGTIEIMEKLTPGDVALAIVYANGNVDMSPGDKVYYASELNPIEKKRLMKKGLPVISSGDVIIGIKKHYNHASDINFTNDVPQDLVDNAC
- a CDS encoding cobyrinate a,c-diamide synthase yields the protein MSSNHPRVVIAGTGSGVGKTAITAGIMNRLSKHRCVQGYKVGPDFIDPMFHTLACKRQSRNLDSFFMDQVTIKNLFGWASQDADISIIEGVRGLYDGLTSTGDDGSTAEIAKFLGAPVILVVNARSLAKSAAAHVLGFKMLDPDVTIAGVILNNVSGDRHRKKATEAVENLTSIPVVGTVEKLHEKLAERHLGLVTTFESDNSKILKQTSDMVENIDFSQIEEIADNAADMQFNINCPFETSPCENVKIGIPFDKAYSFYYHENLESLHYAGACLKYFKPTEGESLPDVDGIYLGGGYPEIYASEISSNKDFIEGLKTFSDDGKLVYGECGGMMTLCSSIVNMNEYKMANIFPEKAVQTQQRQGLSYVKATATPDNFLFAGQEIRSHEFHYSHLDPSPSGPFAYSISRGTGFNNGFDGKIVNKTIGTYMHQHALSTKSWGTSFVKFMSDA
- a CDS encoding nucleotide-binding protein; amino-acid sequence: MKQIAVYGKGGIGKSTVSANLCAAVAELGLKAWYVGCDPKSDGSMTLMGGKSIPTFLEQKKSGLNEVVFEGYRGIHCVEVGGPLAGVGCAGRGILVAMQELSKNYLKDDDDFLLYDVPGDVVCGGFASPIREGFADEVYIVTSGEYLSLYAANNIARGLSNLDVKLGGIICNSRETENEKDTVSTFASMIHSKMIGYIPRHSSVRECENHGMTVIEGAPESSQAEAYRKLRDAILSNDSAAVPVPVTPDEIRCMLRGIN
- the cfbD gene encoding Ni-sirohydrochlorin a,c-diamide reductive cyclase catalytic subunit, which codes for MNDVLHPRPNPIVAAMYTLRDLDVDVILIHGPAGCGFMPSRRLEEAGVRVMTTGMQENDLIFGAEEKLIRILKHIDSNYAPGLIGVVGTCSSMIIGENLDGAVKKADLKAKVLCVDVHGCSGPNTSGAIRTLEVASLGGIISKEEADRQISILQRATLVEREKGLTSREYLEPHPGATKLSAALKIVNTLRGGGKVAVAVNAKKETAYGFADLIKAVDYAKMKVGGSSDYIGNFALDIGLPRIRRYAKDITDDLVSCGITNVSITGGLDEYPVLGEACSKALDASHADLRIIAGLPHIVPNLKTDDILVTDQPREIRNYIDKGFEYSIGEINTHAAVMSARSIIPSELGNTIREVVDGGIV
- the cfbE gene encoding coenzyme F430 synthase; this encodes MSISVLVLDLTHGGEILAKEYAQKGYNVTAVDVYHTASQNIKDSLAICGVEVLNEAPERSFDLGIVPIHCPDKYIGKANISKRLTSHEAVGQLASFTFPTVEITGVWGKTSACHVLAHILTACGKKVLLHTSRGRGIISSEGSVVLKDKVSIAPPAVLDASKLDLDVDIGIFEVSIGGTGLSSVSAITSLGNNYLIAAGTKKAFDGKVQMISAAKGTVVYPHDESDIWSPYVPDGVKTVTFGGGDIKLTLPDKLTLGKQVHATVDTPEGSYEVKLQSSYLVPSYSIAISTALGCAYALGIDMAQAVSSLSSFNGVPGRGEVLEEKGWFRITDRNPGVSAGSIAWNLRMLENYYSQTDIGVALDPVNAKVCEKLDLTDVNALLSSDECVTGQYLMNMPGFETPGFRRIDGFTDVRGKHKVLMCFTKEGYL
- the cfbA gene encoding sirohydrochlorin nickelochelatase, with translation MKTGVIVIGHGSKLDYNKKVVDFTAEKMKGMGLGPVTPAYMQLNAPTIDEGMKWLVSQGVDTIFVQPCFLASGMHLTEDIPLAIGLPIGSKEGQIMVGDKQVTLKYCDPIGEDERIAQILADRIKERM